CATAAAAGACCGAAAATCGCAAAATTCAAGCTTGGCCAGGggctatttgtttgtttttcacaGGTTTTGGATTTAATTATGACCTGTTTTCTGGTCCGCCTGTTGAATTCGatttgccgccgccgctgccgtcGACGTTGCTGTGCGCGAACAGAACAGCTGTTTGGcgtttttaataaacaatcgTCGGCATTTGGCAGCTCAGTTTGTGAGGAGCGTTCGGCGGATACACATCGCACTTATCGCTCTTGGCCAGCTCGTCCGTCCCAACGGGCCTTAACGGTTCCGCCAAAGCGCACTaataaagccaaaaaaaaaacaataaaaaataaaattatacaaataatatttacaaagttttatttaaatcaagtCGATCGTGCGCGTTTGTTTTCGTGATTATCCAAACGGATAAACATTCAAATCTCGggctacaaaaatattttcgctttttattGGCCACGGCGTGTGCGTTTTGTGACAGAGCCATTGAACTTTGAagtatagaaaatatttggaaagaCATAAGCAATAGTATACCTAAATCCCTATACTAATTTGTTGTCGGGAAATTCTGTTTGCGGTGCGTCGCAGAAAAGCGCTTGTTTCTACGCTGCaagaattgtttaaaattattcttttGTTTCGCCCGATCTGCTTTGTCGGTTGGTTcgtaaacaaattttgtggCCGAATTTGCCAATTTCCCCATAAAATATAGCAAgaggtaaataaaatttagttcCAAAAGTGAgctaaataaatagatttaaagCAATTACGAAATGTTAATGTTACGAAACTCGAAAGATTTAGTGTACAATGTGTAATCAGAAGGAACCTTGGATTCGTTTCGACGAAAAGCTCACAAAAAGTGGTTCTTGGCGtggaaaaccaaaataaaaaccagttgCAAACAACCGAAATATGCATGAAGCGCTCCgcaaattattcatttatttcgcCAAGATGTAAATCATTAATGTCTCGCTAGCTGCCACGCTGTTGTCGAGTGGCCAACTCCCAGGGCAAAAACTATTCGGAGAAATCCAGCCGATCTATCCGAGgtctacatacatatatcgtCACCAACACGTGCTCGGTCCCCAATTGAAAGTCGATTCTCGTACTTGACAACAGTCTCCGCTCCGAGTGGAACTATGGCCCTGGCATTAGTCAGGCCTCCCtctaatatttcttgtttttttttcggggttTTATCTAAATGAACgcctatataaatattttgccagCGATAAGTCCATGTAACCGGCTGTACTGATGACCTCCATTTCGGCTCGTTGAACACGCCGAACGATGTTTGGGCAAAGTCTGATCGCAGTTATCTTCGGTCTCCGGATTAGCGAACGGTAGCCAACTGATTATCTCGACTGGCGAATCATGTTCAATATGGTTAGATGGTTAGATGGTTAGCCCCGCGTGGAAATGTTGTTTTCTAATCGATTTTCTCGCTAAATTCCCAACAAACGTGCTAAATGAATCTAATTATTTGCctattacaattattttagaCGAATTAGCGGGGAAAAGTAAACTAGGAATAGATGACAGAACGTGGCTAGACATAGCAATTAGAGTCACTCAAAAAATATCGGAACTTGATTAGAAGCTTTAGGTGcctcaattttattttaacatccgtaagaactataaaaatatcacaaatatatttattaagatgGAATTGTTTATTATGAGTATAAGTAAACTTTGTCAGTTCTTCTTGAAAATATTGTTAATACTGATGAAAGAAAAGCTTCTCAATATACCTTAAACTGTAAACAGCGCAAACAAATGGTTTATCTTCCATTCAAATTTAGTGTATTTTGTATGTGATTGcttgtgaaaatatttatttaatttctttgttgTCTGTTTGTTTGATATACGGCCTGAAAACATAATAATCTTATCTAGATATATTCTCTGAAACGTTCAATGACCCAAATTAACGAACCAAACACGCTCTTCATTGCAGACCAAGCCAAAGCAACAAATGTGACAACTAACAATAAATTGTGATACAACACATGTGAAATCCGCTGGCAAATTGGGCTCGCCTCCTTTCCCCCtcaaaaaaaagctagaaattaCCGTTCGAAGAACCAAGTCACAACCATCAACAGTACAAACAACTCACTTAGCTCCAATTAAACTCATTTCAACATGGATTTCGATCAGATTCTGGCCAAATGTGGCGACTTCAATCGCTACCAGTTCATGATACTCGCCCTCTTCGGGTTTATTAATATCATCGTATCGATGGTGAGTTATTATAGTTCTTAACTTTAGattgcattatttattttattaatttgcatttcagcATTACTTTACACAAACAGTCATTAGTTTTGTGCCAGATCATTGGTGCTATCATGATAAGTTAGTGAATATGACCTATAAGGAGATCGGGGAGATCTATGCTCAGTTCGAGAATCCCTCGTGCACTCGACTAGACGACATTATCAGTGTCCACAATGTCACCGTGAGCAGCAAAGCCTGCGAGAAGTGGATCTACAACTATGATTTCGGCTACAGAAGCATGAACACAGAGGTAGGTCTGGGTTTTTTTCAAACCATAAAACTGGAATCAAGAAAGTTCTAACTATTGATAATTAATAATCAAATTTCGTTTAGCTCAACTGGGTCTGCGACTCGGCGTACAAGGCTCGCATTGGCCAGTCCCTGTTCTTTATTGGCTCCGTGGTGGGCACCCTCTTCTACGGCCTGCTCTCCGATAAGATTGGCCGTGTTCCCGCCCTAATCTTGTCCAATTTCTGCGGCTTTGCCGGGGATTTCTCCACCATTTTCACCAAGAGCGTGGCCACCTTCACCCTTTGCCGTTTCATTTCCGGTTTGGCGGCCGACACAAACTTCTACCTGATGTACATTATAGGTAAGTGAAAGAGTAGTGTACCTATAAATTAGAGCTATTATGtgactatttatttttgagtaCCATTTAGCAAGTTTATTTtcgattaaaaatataatatttggaCTTAATGTTAgcaaattaacttggtaataatttataaaagtgAAGGCGATATTTATGAGAATAAAGAAAgggaatatttgaatttcgTATGATTtcaattagtttattttaatttttagcttTACTAATGctttataatactttatatctTATAGTGCTCGAGTATATAAGGCCCAGCATGAGAACCCTGGGTCTCAACATGGCCGTGGGTCTGTTCTACTGCCTGGGCCTGGTCTTCACTCCCTGGCTGGCCGTTTGGGCGGGTCACTGGCAGATCTACCTGGCCTGCACATCGCTGCCCATCCTGCTGGTGGTTCTGTACTACTTCGTGGTTCAGGAGAGCGCCCAGTGGCTGGTGACCAGGAATGACATCGATGGGGCCATTGTGAGGCTGAAGCGAGTGGCCAAGTTCAACGGCTGCCGGGTGACCCAGGCGGAGTTCGACGAGTTCCGGCGCCATTGCCAGATGACCCGCGAAATGCAGGGCGGAGATGACAAGAAACAGGCCACCCTGCTGGACATGTTCAGAACGCCGCGCATGCGCAAAAACACACTCATTCTGTTCTTCAAGAGGTgagctacacacaaaaaaagcatGTCGCCGTAAAATCGTTATGTgtatatcgtttttacattaaatactCATTTCGACCatatcaaatttacctggccccaaGAAATGTTGATATttcataatgtaaaatcgatctacgtttcataacaatttttttttgggcttataaatatgtttatcgAAATTCAAGACTCAAACTGGAATAGCTTAAATTTCTCTTTGGAGGTTCGAGTTatgaaagtatttaaaaatatttattttaatatctcttataatattttcttttattttctcccAACCATAGCATGGTAATCACCCTGTGCTACGATGCCGTCTCCCGAAATGTGGAGGGCATGGGCATTTCGCCCTTCATCATGTTCTCGCTAAGTGCCTTGGCAGTGCTGCCCTCGAGTATCCTGCTCGTCCTGCTGCAGGATCGCATTGGCCGGAAGGGCATGGCCTCGGGATCCCTGCTAGTGGGTGGCCTCTTCACAGCCGCCGCCGGAATTGCGATTGCCTACCAGCAGCACAGCCACAATGCCATTTTGCTGGCCTGCCTGACGATCGCCGCCCGTTTCGGAGTGGCCATCTCTTACGAGTCGGGCTCCCAGTACGCTACCGAGCTGATCCCCACCTGCGTGCGGGGTCAGGGAGTGGCTGCTGTCCACGTCGCCGGATTCGCCGCCTCCTTCCTGGCGCCCTACATTCTCTGGCTGGGCACCTTCTTCAAGGCGGCGCCCTCAATCATCCTGGGCGTCCTGTTCTTCGCGGGATCTTTCGTCTGCCTGCTGCTGCCAGAGACGCTAAACAGgttagtaaattaaatttaggaaATTcatccttttttaatttaattttaatttatttgttttaatatccCGATTAAGTAAGACTAGGTATTTTTGAGTAACATCGGTCACTTTATTTGAATACAAGATTTCAGTAAATACAGATAAGAACACTTAATTGGATGATcgacaaaaaaatgaaatcaagATTGATTGATGATTAATGAATCCATCATTGTATCTGCTTATAATGATCATTAATAAAGATTTGAAGCTTAAGATTACTGCAGTCTTACATTTACTTTCTAATCAAAAGATCTAGAGAATTAATAACGTTTTACGATGAGTTGATTAAAATGAATGTGTAATTtagaaacattttgtttattacaTAAAGATTAGCTCTTTGCTAATTAGATgataaattgttttcttagtaattaaattttattttgtcatattaaagctagtatacaatactaaaattaatttaaagaaaatggcactggaAACTGAAGTCCTTCGGCcaagtaattaaaatatgcGATTAATGTCTTGAATTGCAATACAAATCGGGAGATAGAAATATAATTACTATCTTACttggaacattttttt
This portion of the Drosophila takahashii strain IR98-3 E-12201 chromosome 3R, DtakHiC1v2, whole genome shotgun sequence genome encodes:
- the LOC108064315 gene encoding organic cation transporter protein, encoding MDFDQILAKCGDFNRYQFMILALFGFINIIVSMHYFTQTVISFVPDHWCYHDKLVNMTYKEIGEIYAQFENPSCTRLDDIISVHNVTVSSKACEKWIYNYDFGYRSMNTELNWVCDSAYKARIGQSLFFIGSVVGTLFYGLLSDKIGRVPALILSNFCGFAGDFSTIFTKSVATFTLCRFISGLAADTNFYLMYIIVLEYIRPSMRTLGLNMAVGLFYCLGLVFTPWLAVWAGHWQIYLACTSLPILLVVLYYFVVQESAQWLVTRNDIDGAIVRLKRVAKFNGCRVTQAEFDEFRRHCQMTREMQGGDDKKQATLLDMFRTPRMRKNTLILFFKSMVITLCYDAVSRNVEGMGISPFIMFSLSALAVLPSSILLVLLQDRIGRKGMASGSLLVGGLFTAAAGIAIAYQQHSHNAILLACLTIAARFGVAISYESGSQYATELIPTCVRGQGVAAVHVAGFAASFLAPYILWLGTFFKAAPSIILGVLFFAGSFVCLLLPETLNRSLPTTIEEGEVFGKGERMFDFPCLHNRHDDAESDSELEKYKRKHSLIDAKQMQMESCSNGKRKQSLIDADREEQALKDAKH